In Bdellovibrio sp. GT3, one genomic interval encodes:
- a CDS encoding protease: protein MDVKRVLIVLAALFVGMSSQANEFDEGSGEFDSPARPGYSEADIQKKIENEMAIACSGNLCKVVGQDNQGSGWTVQFQVGYGDSNNGNGGDNIYIGGNGNESNSDGYASVTVTYRNFKCRSNLLVTPAVYRFVNTYLYNMVNSDGSVKRNFSPADQTVVLFYTTMLNKVSACGMGGVVN from the coding sequence ATGGACGTAAAACGCGTACTAATCGTACTGGCGGCTCTATTTGTCGGTATGTCATCCCAAGCAAATGAATTCGATGAAGGATCGGGTGAATTCGATTCTCCTGCAAGACCTGGTTATAGCGAAGCCGACATTCAAAAAAAGATTGAGAATGAAATGGCGATCGCGTGCTCAGGAAATCTTTGTAAGGTTGTCGGGCAGGATAATCAGGGTTCTGGTTGGACTGTGCAGTTTCAAGTAGGGTATGGGGATTCCAACAATGGTAACGGCGGTGACAACATTTACATCGGCGGCAATGGCAACGAAAGCAATAGCGACGGCTATGCCAGCGTTACCGTCACTTACCGAAATTTCAAATGTCGCTCCAATCTTCTGGTTACACCAGCTGTGTACAGATTCGTGAATACTTACCTTTACAACATGGTGAACTCTGATGGTTCCGTTAAACGTAACTTCTCGCCAGCAGATCAAACGGTGGTTTTGTTCTACACCACTATGCTTAACAAGGTCAGCGCTTGTGGCATGGGTGGCGTGGTTAATTAG